One genomic window of Devosia salina includes the following:
- the fliF gene encoding flagellar basal-body MS-ring/collar protein FliF, producing the protein MESLTNLINRIGLPRIAAMALVAVLMLGFFAFLIMRSQTPNLAPLYSGLSLEDSSAILSELQTLNIPYELRGEGDTILVPRDQITTLRMTLAGDGLPTRGQVGYEIFDQQSTLGATSFVQNINNVRALEGELARTIGSLTRIKGARVHLVLPERELFRRERKDPSASIVLSVRGELSNGEIRAIQHLVASAIEGLTPSRVSIVDDQGNLLASGTGEDGEGAMSAQNDERTLGFENRLRTRVEDMLANVVGAGRARVEVAAELDFNRSTTTQETFDPESQVVRSTQTRESENLAGGNNGQVTVANELPGASQNNGAAGVTEQGTSTEEVINYEISKTTQTAVTEAGSVKRLSVAVVVDGTYADDGAGNLTYTPRSADEVAQILTLVRSAVGYSAERGDSVEVVNMQFAERPDLAPIGTDAEGGLLDFTRDDLMNGAEMAVTLLIALALVFFVMRPLLKKALTPETQPLALPEAAELGHHGVLGPNGQVIPEEDETPRDKTPAWVANAKSMGETQLQTLKTVGTLVEENPKQAALIVRDWLGSAA; encoded by the coding sequence GTGGAAAGTCTAACCAATCTCATCAACCGGATCGGCCTGCCGCGCATTGCCGCAATGGCCCTGGTCGCCGTGCTGATGCTGGGCTTTTTCGCCTTCCTGATCATGCGCAGCCAGACCCCCAACCTGGCCCCACTCTATTCCGGGCTGAGCCTTGAAGACTCTTCGGCCATCCTGAGCGAGCTGCAAACCCTCAACATTCCCTATGAGTTGCGCGGCGAAGGCGACACCATCCTGGTGCCTCGCGACCAGATCACCACCCTGCGCATGACCCTGGCCGGCGACGGCCTGCCGACCCGCGGTCAGGTCGGCTACGAAATCTTCGATCAGCAGTCGACACTGGGCGCGACCAGCTTTGTCCAGAACATCAACAATGTCCGCGCGCTTGAAGGCGAGCTGGCCCGCACCATCGGTTCGCTGACCCGAATCAAGGGCGCCCGCGTGCATCTGGTGCTGCCGGAACGCGAACTGTTCCGTCGCGAACGCAAGGACCCCTCGGCCTCCATCGTCCTGTCGGTGCGCGGCGAACTCTCCAATGGCGAAATCCGCGCCATTCAGCACCTGGTCGCCTCGGCCATTGAGGGGCTGACACCGAGCCGCGTCTCCATTGTCGATGATCAGGGCAATCTCCTGGCATCGGGGACCGGCGAGGATGGCGAGGGCGCCATGTCGGCCCAGAACGACGAGCGTACTCTGGGCTTCGAGAACCGCCTGCGCACCCGCGTCGAAGACATGCTCGCCAATGTCGTCGGCGCCGGCCGGGCCCGCGTTGAGGTCGCCGCCGAGCTCGATTTCAACCGCTCCACCACGACACAGGAAACCTTCGACCCTGAAAGCCAGGTCGTCCGCTCCACCCAGACCCGCGAGAGCGAGAACCTGGCAGGGGGGAACAATGGCCAGGTGACGGTCGCCAATGAACTGCCCGGCGCCAGCCAGAACAATGGCGCGGCCGGCGTCACCGAGCAGGGTACCTCCACCGAGGAGGTCATCAACTACGAGATTTCCAAGACCACCCAGACCGCCGTCACCGAGGCCGGTTCCGTCAAGCGCCTGTCGGTGGCCGTGGTAGTCGACGGCACCTATGCCGATGACGGCGCCGGCAACCTGACCTATACCCCCCGCTCCGCCGACGAGGTCGCCCAGATCCTGACGCTCGTCCGCTCCGCCGTCGGCTATTCGGCCGAGCGCGGCGACAGCGTCGAGGTGGTCAACATGCAGTTTGCCGAGCGCCCCGACCTGGCACCGATCGGTACCGATGCCGAAGGCGGACTGCTCGACTTCACCCGGGACGACCTGATGAACGGCGCCGAGATGGCAGTCACACTGCTCATCGCGCTGGCCCTGGTCTTCTTCGTCATGCGCCCGCTGCTCAAGAAGGCCTTGACCCCGGAAACCCAGCCGCTCGCCCTGCCCGAAGCCGCTGAGCTGGGCCATCACGGCGTGCTGGGTCCCAACGGCCAGGTGATCCCGGAGGAGGATGAGACGCCGCGCGACAAGACCCCGGCCTGGGTCGCCAATGCCAAATCCATGGGCGAGACCCAGCTTCAGACCCTCAAGACCGTTGGCACACTGGTCGAGGAAAACCCCAAGCAGGCCGCACTCATCGTGCGCGACTGGCTCGGTAGCGCGGCGTAA
- a CDS encoding flagellar hook-length control protein FliK, with product MASHLTIISGTGGASASAKAFAGQQPGAQNATGEAGGLLGLFAALLGQATAAPSVAPGASTTANGADTTGSEAGLDLANLFRLGLESTFGDASDEDPTDPEALAAGMDLPTQLAVPAEPKAMVDFVEALSALKTSLDQGEPLDPELLSQVETALGDLAKALGLDLDELAIPEDFAALLETTGADETGLAGALTQLLAPLAQSLAGAQPATDADQIAGANALDTKLKALGDKLGALLAALEDGQVSADKLAALGMAPGQPLDAEIEAALNRFAAGVSADAKAVPEEPALAMPALKLTEPVLTGKSTENIDSTQSGDRGAAPAATAEKPDTGSNDSDTDNQSTSDRGRDRPDVASRETRASVAPAPTDASNTPAPSADANVQQPAAARIDAAANPRIIQAGYQTSQQQLNLPQIAFELARQVQDGNTRFQIRLDPPELGRIDVRLDIDQSGQVNARLTVEKSETLDLMQRDQRGLERALQQAGLDSAKTSLEFSLKQNPFAGQQGQAGDGKGQNGGEGRSSANDNDQGIGEVEQTPPMVNLYRGALQASGVNIIA from the coding sequence GTGGCTTCACATCTGACGATCATCAGCGGTACCGGCGGGGCCAGCGCTTCTGCCAAGGCCTTTGCTGGCCAGCAGCCGGGGGCGCAGAACGCCACCGGCGAAGCCGGCGGCCTGCTCGGCCTGTTCGCGGCGCTGCTGGGGCAGGCCACGGCCGCCCCTTCTGTGGCGCCTGGCGCCTCGACCACTGCCAATGGCGCTGATACGACCGGTTCCGAAGCCGGCCTTGATCTGGCCAACCTGTTTCGCCTCGGTCTCGAGAGTACGTTCGGGGACGCGTCTGACGAGGACCCGACTGATCCCGAGGCCCTGGCCGCCGGCATGGACCTGCCGACCCAGCTTGCCGTTCCGGCCGAGCCCAAGGCCATGGTGGACTTCGTCGAAGCCCTGAGCGCACTCAAGACCAGCCTGGACCAGGGTGAGCCGCTCGACCCCGAACTGCTCTCGCAGGTCGAGACTGCCCTTGGCGATCTCGCCAAGGCCCTGGGCCTCGATCTCGATGAACTCGCAATACCCGAGGATTTCGCGGCCCTGCTCGAGACCACCGGGGCGGACGAAACCGGCCTCGCGGGTGCCCTGACACAATTGCTCGCGCCCCTGGCGCAGTCGCTCGCAGGCGCACAACCGGCGACCGACGCCGATCAGATCGCCGGGGCCAATGCCCTCGACACCAAGCTCAAGGCCCTGGGCGACAAGCTGGGCGCCCTGCTTGCCGCACTCGAGGACGGACAGGTCTCCGCCGACAAGCTGGCCGCCCTCGGCATGGCGCCGGGGCAGCCGCTCGATGCGGAAATCGAGGCGGCCCTCAACCGCTTCGCGGCAGGCGTGTCGGCCGACGCCAAGGCGGTTCCCGAAGAACCGGCGCTGGCAATGCCGGCGCTCAAGCTCACCGAGCCCGTGCTCACCGGCAAGTCCACGGAAAACATCGACAGCACCCAGAGCGGTGATCGCGGAGCGGCGCCTGCCGCAACGGCGGAGAAGCCAGACACAGGCAGCAACGATTCCGACACGGACAATCAGTCCACTTCCGATCGCGGTCGCGACCGGCCCGATGTGGCGAGCCGCGAAACCCGCGCCAGCGTTGCGCCAGCCCCGACCGACGCCTCGAACACGCCCGCCCCCTCCGCCGATGCCAATGTGCAGCAGCCAGCGGCCGCGCGCATCGATGCGGCGGCCAATCCGCGCATCATCCAGGCCGGCTACCAGACCAGCCAGCAACAGCTCAACCTGCCGCAGATCGCCTTCGAACTGGCCCGCCAGGTGCAGGACGGCAATACCCGCTTCCAGATCCGCCTCGACCCACCCGAACTGGGGCGCATCGATGTCCGGCTCGACATCGACCAGTCCGGCCAGGTCAATGCCCGCCTGACTGTCGAAAAGTCCGAAACGCTTGATCTGATGCAACGCGACCAGCGCGGCCTCGAACGCGCCCTGCAACAGGCCGGCCTCGACAGCGCCAAGACCAGTCTGGAATTTTCACTCAAGCAGAATCCCTTTGCTGGCCAACAGGGTCAGGCCGGCGACGGCAAGGGCCAGAATGGTGGCGAGGGACGGTCCTCCGCCAATGACAACGACCAGGGGATTGGCGAGGTCGAGCAGACCCCGCCCATGGTCAATCTCTACAGGGGCGCGCTGCAGGCCAGTGGCGTCAACATCATCGCGTAA
- a CDS encoding glutathione S-transferase family protein, translating to MAMMRVLGRITSINVRKVLWALDELGLAYDREDWGLPIRDPKVPEFLALNPNGQVPVLIDGDFSMWESNAILVYLAERYGMGVLLPDDIQTRALALQWLGWQVSDLNPAWMYAVLALQRKVPGYDNAERIAESLTRWTARMDILEAELAKGRPFIAGDSFSIADIAMGLSIHRWFCLPAEKKAMPATEDYYRRLMAREAGARWMSAETP from the coding sequence ATGGCGATGATGCGGGTTCTGGGACGAATAACCTCGATCAATGTCCGCAAGGTGCTTTGGGCGCTGGACGAACTTGGCCTTGCCTATGATCGCGAGGACTGGGGCCTGCCGATCCGCGACCCAAAGGTCCCCGAATTCCTGGCGCTTAATCCAAATGGGCAGGTGCCGGTGCTGATCGACGGCGATTTCTCCATGTGGGAGAGCAATGCCATCCTGGTCTATCTGGCGGAGCGCTATGGGATGGGCGTATTGCTCCCGGACGATATCCAGACCCGGGCGTTAGCGCTGCAATGGCTGGGCTGGCAGGTCTCGGACCTCAATCCGGCCTGGATGTATGCTGTGCTGGCCCTGCAGCGAAAGGTCCCCGGCTATGACAATGCAGAGCGCATTGCGGAGTCGCTGACGCGCTGGACGGCAAGGATGGACATTCTGGAGGCTGAACTGGCCAAGGGGCGCCCCTTCATCGCCGGGGACAGCTTCTCGATTGCCGACATTGCCATGGGCCTGTCGATCCATCGCTGGTTCTGCCTGCCGGCGGAGAAGAAAGCGATGCCGGCAACGGAAGACTATTACCGCCGCTTGATGGCGCGAGAAGCGGGCGCACGCTGGATGAGCGCAGAAACGCCGTGA
- the fliG gene encoding flagellar motor switch protein FliG yields MGAQLQVGGSAEQRVLKGDEKAAALLLALGPDYGKPIFDELDELEVKQLSRAMVRLGPITQEMLDDLMIEFVTTVSSNGSLSGNTDSTERLLLSFLPQDKVDAIMEEIRGPAGRNMWEKLSNVQADVLAAYLKNEYPQTIAVVLSKIATEHASKVLAVLPEELAMDVVQRMLGLDPVQKEILEKIEMTLRTEFMSTLNHTKRRDSHEQMAEIFNAFDRQTEARFITNLEEVNRDDAERIKQLMFTFEDLAKLDMSAIQTLLSKLDKRDLALALKGANDTVKESFFKNMSSRAAKLLQDDMQGMGPVRLKDVDEAQTRMVATAKDLAAKGDIIILKTKSDDQMIA; encoded by the coding sequence ATGGGCGCGCAGCTGCAGGTGGGCGGCTCCGCCGAGCAGCGCGTCCTCAAGGGCGACGAAAAGGCAGCCGCCCTGCTGCTGGCGCTTGGTCCGGACTACGGCAAGCCGATCTTCGACGAGCTCGACGAGCTCGAAGTCAAGCAGCTTTCCCGCGCCATGGTGCGTCTGGGGCCGATCACCCAGGAAATGCTCGATGACCTGATGATCGAGTTCGTGACCACCGTGTCCTCCAACGGTTCGCTCTCGGGCAATACCGATTCCACCGAACGCCTGCTGCTCTCCTTCCTGCCGCAGGACAAGGTCGATGCGATCATGGAGGAAATCCGCGGGCCGGCCGGGCGCAACATGTGGGAGAAGCTCTCCAACGTGCAGGCAGACGTGCTCGCCGCCTATCTCAAGAACGAATATCCCCAGACCATTGCCGTGGTACTTTCCAAGATCGCCACCGAGCATGCCTCCAAGGTTCTCGCCGTGCTGCCCGAGGAACTGGCCATGGACGTGGTGCAGCGCATGCTGGGCCTCGACCCGGTGCAGAAGGAAATCCTCGAAAAGATCGAGATGACGCTGCGCACCGAGTTCATGTCGACCCTCAACCACACCAAGCGCCGCGACAGCCACGAGCAGATGGCCGAAATCTTCAACGCCTTCGACCGCCAGACCGAAGCGCGCTTCATCACCAATCTCGAAGAGGTCAACCGGGACGACGCCGAGCGCATCAAGCAGCTCATGTTCACCTTCGAGGATCTGGCCAAGCTCGACATGTCGGCCATCCAGACCCTGCTCTCCAAGCTCGACAAGCGCGACCTGGCCCTGGCGCTCAAAGGTGCCAACGACACGGTCAAGGAAAGCTTCTTCAAGAACATGTCGAGCCGCGCCGCCAAGCTCTTGCAGGACGACATGCAAGGCATGGGACCGGTGCGCCTGAAGGATGTGGACGAGGCCCAGACCCGCATGGTGGCCACGGCCAAGGATCTCGCCGCCAAGGGTGACATCATCATCCTCAAGACCAAATCCGACGACCAGATGATTGCGTGA
- a CDS encoding sigma-54 interaction domain-containing protein, with protein MRLLIIGALEGQLSTATKMAMDGGAKVAHAPSIEIAVASLRAGKGADLLLVDVMMDIAGLIAGLEAERIAIPVVACGVETNAAAAVNAIRAGAKEYIPLPPDAELIAAVIAAVARESSDFLYRDPAMERVVRMAEQIAGSEASILITGESGTGKEVIAKYVHARSKRASRPFISVNCAAIPEALLESELFGHEKGAFTGAIARRIGKFEEASGGTLLLDEISEMDVRLQAKLLRAIQERIIDRVGGTKPVPVDIRILATSNRNLNEAVREGSFREDLLFRLNVVNLKLPPLRERPGDIVALSEHFVAKYAKANGLPPRSLSAEARDALVKAPWPGNVRELENTLHRAVLLSSGDFIGPDAIVLPDGMGLSEAARAASPAAQLAQTAEAMSRALVGRTVADVERDLILDTLDHTLGNRTHAANILGISIRTLRNKLNQYADEGVHVPEPGEKRGAA; from the coding sequence ATGCGCCTGCTCATCATCGGGGCCCTCGAGGGCCAGCTCTCCACCGCGACAAAGATGGCCATGGATGGCGGAGCCAAGGTGGCCCACGCCCCATCCATCGAGATCGCCGTCGCCTCGCTGCGTGCCGGCAAGGGCGCCGACCTGCTGCTGGTCGACGTGATGATGGATATTGCCGGGCTCATTGCCGGGCTGGAGGCCGAGCGCATCGCCATTCCGGTTGTTGCCTGCGGCGTCGAGACCAACGCAGCCGCCGCCGTCAACGCCATCCGCGCCGGCGCCAAGGAATACATCCCCCTGCCGCCCGATGCCGAGCTGATCGCGGCCGTCATCGCCGCGGTGGCGCGCGAAAGCTCAGACTTTCTCTATCGCGATCCGGCCATGGAGCGCGTTGTGCGCATGGCCGAGCAGATTGCCGGCTCGGAAGCGTCCATCCTCATCACCGGCGAAAGCGGCACCGGCAAGGAGGTGATCGCCAAATACGTTCATGCCCGGTCGAAGCGCGCAAGCCGGCCCTTCATCTCTGTCAACTGCGCTGCCATCCCCGAAGCCCTGCTTGAAAGCGAGTTGTTCGGGCACGAGAAGGGCGCATTCACCGGCGCCATCGCCCGCCGCATCGGCAAGTTCGAGGAAGCCTCGGGCGGCACGCTGCTGCTCGATGAAATCTCGGAAATGGATGTGCGCCTGCAGGCAAAGCTGCTGCGCGCCATCCAGGAGCGGATCATCGACCGGGTCGGCGGTACCAAGCCCGTGCCGGTCGACATCCGCATCCTTGCGACCTCCAACCGCAACCTCAACGAGGCGGTTCGGGAGGGCAGCTTCCGCGAGGATCTGCTGTTCCGCCTCAACGTCGTCAATCTCAAGCTCCCGCCGCTGCGCGAGCGTCCCGGCGACATCGTTGCGCTTTCAGAGCACTTCGTCGCCAAATATGCCAAGGCCAATGGCCTGCCGCCGCGCAGCCTTTCCGCAGAGGCCCGCGACGCCCTGGTGAAGGCTCCCTGGCCGGGCAATGTGCGCGAGCTTGAAAACACCCTGCATCGCGCCGTGCTGCTGTCCTCGGGAGACTTTATCGGCCCGGACGCCATCGTGCTGCCCGACGGCATGGGGCTTTCCGAAGCGGCCCGCGCCGCCTCTCCGGCTGCCCAGCTGGCCCAGACAGCCGAGGCCATGAGCCGCGCCCTGGTCGGCCGCACGGTGGCCGATGTGGAGCGCGACCTGATCCTGGACACGCTCGACCACACCCTGGGCAACCGCACCCACGCCGCCAATATCCTCGGCATCTCGATCCGCACGCTGCGCAACAAGCTCAACCAATATGCCGACGAGGGCGTGCACGTGCCCGAACCGGGCGAAAAGCGGGGCGCGGCCTAG
- the fliN gene encoding flagellar motor switch protein FliN — MDAPERDGRGEGYMERSAADLEAVFDVPVRVSVVLGRTKMPVSNLLKLDTGTVIELDRQVGEAVEIFINDRLVARGEIVLVEDRLGVTMTEIIKPQ; from the coding sequence ATGGATGCGCCCGAACGCGATGGCCGCGGCGAGGGCTATATGGAGCGCAGCGCCGCCGACCTGGAAGCGGTCTTCGATGTCCCCGTGCGCGTATCGGTCGTTCTCGGACGCACCAAGATGCCGGTCTCCAACCTGCTCAAGCTCGATACCGGCACGGTTATCGAGCTGGACCGCCAGGTCGGGGAAGCCGTTGAAATCTTCATCAATGACCGCCTGGTCGCGCGCGGCGAAATCGTGCTGGTCGAAGACCGGCTCGGCGTCACCATGACCGAAATCATCAAGCCGCAGTAA
- a CDS encoding flagellar hook assembly protein FlgD has translation MAVDGVSGSSSTSALSGSRATIAENFDTFLSILTTQLKNQNPLDPLDTNQFTQQLVQFTGVEQQLKTNEFLEALLLNTQTSYRADAVSYIGKEVTASGETAELKDGGAYWAYNAETNVANATVTIKNAAGSVVYTETGSLNAGPGAFLWDGVGSDGNTQPDGVYTVDIKGTNLAGNTVKISTSSVGVVTAVDFSGSEPMLTVGKNKVALSDVTSIRQVDTTTDTDTDTDS, from the coding sequence ATGGCTGTCGATGGCGTTTCAGGTTCGAGCTCTACCAGTGCCCTCTCCGGGTCCAGGGCAACAATTGCCGAAAATTTCGACACCTTCCTGTCGATCCTGACCACCCAGCTCAAGAACCAGAATCCGCTCGATCCGCTCGACACCAACCAGTTCACCCAGCAATTGGTGCAGTTCACCGGCGTCGAGCAGCAACTCAAGACCAATGAATTCCTCGAGGCCCTGCTGCTCAATACCCAGACCAGCTATCGCGCCGATGCGGTGTCCTATATCGGCAAAGAAGTGACGGCATCGGGCGAGACCGCCGAACTCAAGGATGGCGGCGCCTATTGGGCCTATAATGCCGAAACCAACGTGGCCAATGCCACCGTGACCATCAAGAATGCCGCGGGCAGCGTCGTCTATACCGAAACCGGTTCGCTCAACGCCGGGCCCGGGGCCTTCCTCTGGGATGGCGTGGGCAGCGACGGCAATACCCAACCCGACGGCGTCTATACGGTCGACATCAAGGGCACCAATCTGGCGGGCAATACGGTCAAGATCTCCACCTCGTCGGTGGGCGTGGTCACGGCCGTGGACTTCTCGGGTTCCGAACCCATGCTCACCGTCGGCAAGAACAAGGTGGCCCTCTCCGATGTCACCAGCATCCGGCAGGTCGACACCACCACCGATACCGATACCGATACCGACAGTTGA
- a CDS encoding FliH/SctL family protein translates to MASPARFTFDLDLEPRAIRKAATPKPVPTIPEDVVAQLIANAREEAYAEGLKAGEQNAASMAAQTIAAAAGSLATQTARMSAALDEARNDHHQEAVELALSVGRKLALHLVARFPLTELEALVAECLPSLSGVPHLVIRCHPDLADAIRDVATAQMAHAGFAGRLVVMGDPDIRLGDGRLEWVDGGLVRDIADTARQIDRQIATYLASRTRGQHKENGS, encoded by the coding sequence ATGGCCAGCCCCGCACGCTTCACCTTCGACCTGGACCTCGAACCCCGCGCCATCCGCAAGGCCGCCACACCCAAGCCCGTGCCCACCATTCCCGAGGATGTGGTGGCTCAGCTGATCGCCAATGCGCGCGAGGAGGCCTATGCTGAAGGCCTGAAGGCCGGCGAGCAGAACGCGGCCTCCATGGCCGCGCAGACCATCGCCGCTGCTGCCGGAAGCCTGGCGACCCAGACCGCCAGGATGTCGGCGGCCCTGGACGAGGCCCGCAATGATCACCACCAGGAGGCCGTGGAGCTGGCGCTGAGCGTTGGGCGCAAGCTGGCCCTGCACCTGGTTGCGCGCTTTCCGCTGACCGAGCTCGAAGCCCTGGTGGCCGAATGCCTGCCCAGCCTCTCCGGTGTGCCGCATCTGGTCATACGTTGCCACCCCGACCTCGCCGACGCCATTCGCGACGTTGCCACCGCCCAGATGGCCCATGCCGGCTTTGCCGGCCGGCTGGTGGTGATGGGTGACCCCGATATCCGCCTCGGTGACGGCCGGCTCGAATGGGTTGATGGCGGCCTGGTGCGCGACATCGCCGACACCGCGCGCCAGATCGACCGCCAGATTGCCACCTATCTCGCTTCCCGCACGCGCGGACAGCACAAGGAGAACGGTTCATGA
- the mnmA gene encoding tRNA 2-thiouridine(34) synthase MnmA, whose product MLNSLDIAKRPEDTRVVVAMSGGVDSSVVAGLLAREGYEVVGVTLQLYDHGEAIHRKGACCAGQDIHDARRVAATLGIPHYVLDYEERFKNAVIEPFANAYQQGETPVPCIACNQSVKFVDLMAVAQDLGADVLATGHYVQTRLGEDGRRHLFRPVDNDRDQSYFLFATTQSQLDFLRFPLGGMGKAEVRQHARDMGLEIAEKHDSQDICFVPQGKYADIIARMHPEALSKGEIVHLDGRVLGEHEGIVHYTIGQRKGLGIAAGEPLYVVKLDHRTGRVIVGPREALKTHTVRLRDVNWLGSLPLAEASAGNGAPVEVKVRSTRGPQPAVIQSRDGDVYVTLVSGEYGISPGQACVFYADDSETSEVLGGGFIAEAVPQALVA is encoded by the coding sequence ATGCTGAACTCGCTTGATATTGCCAAGCGCCCGGAGGACACGCGCGTTGTCGTCGCCATGTCCGGGGGCGTGGATTCCTCCGTTGTCGCCGGATTGCTCGCCCGCGAGGGTTATGAGGTGGTCGGCGTTACGCTCCAGCTCTACGACCACGGCGAAGCCATTCATCGCAAGGGCGCATGCTGTGCCGGGCAGGACATCCATGATGCGCGCCGCGTAGCCGCAACGCTGGGTATTCCCCATTACGTGCTCGACTATGAAGAGCGTTTCAAGAACGCCGTCATTGAGCCCTTCGCCAATGCCTACCAGCAGGGCGAAACGCCGGTGCCCTGCATTGCCTGCAACCAGTCGGTGAAATTCGTCGACCTGATGGCCGTCGCCCAGGATCTCGGGGCCGACGTACTGGCGACCGGTCACTATGTGCAGACCCGTCTGGGCGAGGATGGCCGCCGCCACCTGTTCCGCCCGGTCGATAATGACCGCGACCAGTCCTATTTCCTCTTTGCCACCACGCAGAGCCAGCTCGATTTCCTGCGCTTTCCGCTCGGCGGCATGGGCAAGGCCGAAGTGCGCCAGCATGCGCGCGACATGGGTCTGGAAATCGCCGAGAAGCACGATAGCCAGGACATCTGCTTCGTGCCGCAGGGCAAATATGCCGACATTATTGCCCGCATGCACCCGGAAGCCCTGAGCAAGGGCGAGATCGTCCACCTCGACGGCCGCGTGCTGGGCGAGCACGAAGGCATCGTCCATTACACGATCGGGCAGCGCAAGGGCCTGGGCATCGCGGCGGGCGAACCACTCTATGTGGTCAAGCTCGACCACCGCACGGGTCGTGTCATCGTCGGACCGCGAGAGGCTCTCAAGACCCACACGGTGCGCCTGCGCGACGTCAACTGGCTGGGCAGCCTGCCGCTCGCCGAGGCGAGCGCCGGCAATGGCGCGCCGGTTGAGGTCAAGGTGCGCTCGACCCGCGGTCCGCAGCCGGCTGTCATCCAGTCGCGCGATGGCGATGTGTATGTGACGCTGGTGAGCGGCGAATATGGCATTTCGCCGGGCCAGGCCTGTGTCTTCTATGCCGATGACAGCGAGACCAGCGAAGTGCTGGGCGGCGGCTTCATCGCCGAAGCGGTGCCGCAGGCGCTGGTTGCCTAA
- a CDS encoding DUF1153 domain-containing protein → MTVQMRPRVKYVIGPDGSPLTIADLPPANTRRWVIRRKAEVVAAVRGGLLSLEEACERYTLSVDEFLNWQAAIDKHGLAGLRTTWIQHYREG, encoded by the coding sequence ATGACCGTACAGATGCGTCCTCGCGTGAAGTACGTTATTGGCCCGGATGGCAGCCCGCTGACGATTGCGGACCTTCCGCCCGCCAATACGAGACGGTGGGTCATCCGCCGTAAGGCAGAAGTCGTCGCCGCTGTGCGCGGTGGCCTTCTGAGCCTGGAAGAAGCATGCGAGCGGTACACGCTCAGCGTGGATGAATTCCTCAACTGGCAGGCAGCCATTGACAAGCATGGCCTCGCCGGCCTGCGCACCACCTGGATCCAGCACTACCGGGAGGGGTGA
- a CDS encoding RNA polymerase sigma factor, with translation MGLTAAPPPDVTEALTRALVARAANGDAAAFAELIEGQYDRIYRTAWRWCGHRDDAEDIAQEVCVKIGQGIARFDGRSAFSSWVYRITLNAVRDWQRAGARRGRHADAYAEVAPKEAAADQEAAVTSSQLWDAVRSLPEKQRDAVLLVYAEELSHAEAATIMGIREATVSFHVHEARKTLRGLL, from the coding sequence ATGGGACTGACCGCCGCACCCCCGCCGGACGTGACCGAGGCGCTGACCCGGGCCCTCGTCGCTCGCGCCGCAAACGGCGATGCCGCGGCCTTTGCCGAGCTGATAGAGGGTCAATATGACCGCATTTATCGCACGGCTTGGCGCTGGTGCGGGCATCGCGACGACGCCGAGGACATAGCCCAGGAGGTCTGCGTCAAGATCGGGCAGGGCATTGCGCGCTTTGACGGGCGCAGCGCCTTTTCGAGCTGGGTCTATCGCATCACGCTCAATGCGGTGCGCGATTGGCAAAGGGCCGGCGCCCGGCGCGGCCGCCATGCCGATGCCTATGCTGAGGTGGCGCCCAAAGAGGCTGCCGCGGACCAGGAAGCGGCGGTGACCAGCAGTCAGCTCTGGGACGCGGTCCGTTCCCTGCCCGAAAAACAGCGCGACGCGGTGCTGCTCGTCTATGCCGAAGAGCTGAGCCACGCTGAAGCTGCGACCATAATGGGTATCAGGGAAGCGACCGTCTCCTTCCATGTGCACGAAGCCCGCAAGACATTGAGGGGGCTGCTATGA